The following proteins are encoded in a genomic region of Pyricularia oryzae 70-15 chromosome 6, whole genome shotgun sequence:
- a CDS encoding CCCH zinc finger DNA binding protein, which translates to MLSDDEISRAGAQLRNYQQDDTLSQILERYGALIEDYKRLKSDYEEERDARERYKQMAKGQDRNPFVLVLIDGDGYVFNDNLVDKSNPDAGRNAAHLLHDRVQESLRRKGLEHCAVMVRVYANVAGLSKVLAKAGLVGQEGRSLSPFVANFNKSYGLFDFVDAGPLKENADFKLRAMLKLHAENAQCKHIYFAACHDVGYISELTSFVGKRDLFTLIKTPGINFHDEYTKLGLGVEELHGVFRPTPLSFPVPSTFARAASMPSSKTEASPLAQGASKIVKTPSPDNNKNGNTINNNKPANGQGTFTKSAEAGAGAAVCQHHLAGRCSFGQKCRNLHVSGSARTNAAWRDGPAQAKSPDHAKQASSPDEFRNLPNKEDIPLGHVAVNEMGFRLDPYLPPSSVQAAEVIKSRASRVCNIFHLTGDCPKGQDECEYDHSPLSEHLKKGVEYLSRTFFCHHGGSCRDPECIQGHICQLADCQKRGGRRPCKIRQSAHLEKLFPVQYVPGIARSRGSRKGSISDLYSYNDMQTHRRGSSQSPSIETADAGARLGGAVLI; encoded by the coding sequence ATGCTTAGCGACGATGAAATCAGCCGGGCCGGCGCCCAGTTAAGAAATTACCAGCAGGACGACACTCTGTCCCAAATCCTCGAACGCTACGGTGCCCTGATTGAAGATTACAAGCGGCTCAAGAGCGACTATGAAGAGGAGCGGGATGCGAGGGAGCGGTACAAACAGATGGCAAAGGGCCAGGACCGGAACCCGTTCGTTCTCGTGCTAATCGACGGCGACGGCTACGTCTTCAACGACAATCTGGTGGATAAGAGCAACCCAGATGCCGGTCGAAACGCCGCCCACCTGCTCCACGACCGCGTCCAGGAGAGCCTTCGCCGAAAGGGACTGGAGCACTGTGCGGTCATGGTGAGGGTATATGCAAATGTGGCCGGCCTGTCAAAGGTTCTCGCCAAGGCTGGACTGGTAGGCCAGGAGGGCCGGTCTTTGAGTCCCTTTGTTGCCAACTTCAACAAATCGTATGGCCTCTTCGACTTTGTCGATGCCGGTCCGCTCAAGGAGAATGCCGATTTCAAGCTCCGAGCCATGTTGAAGCTCCACGCCGAGAATGCCCAGTGCAAGCACATATACTTTGCAGCCTGCCATGATGTCGGCTACATTTCAGAACTTACGTCCTTTGTCGGAAAGAGGGATCTCTTTACGCTGATCAAGACCCCTGGTATCAACTTTCATGACGAATACACAAAGCTAGGTCTTGGAGTGGAGGAGCTCCACGGTGTCTTTAGGCCTACACCGCTCAGCTTCCCTGTGCCATCTACTTTTGCCCGGGCTGCTAGCATGCCTTCCTCCAAGACCGAAGCATCACCTTTGGCTCAAGGCGCTTCAAAGATTGTAAAAACGCCATCGCcagataataataaaaacggCAACACCATCAACAATAACAAGCCAGCCAACGGGCAGGGAACGTTTACAAAGTCTGCAGAAGcaggcgccggcgccgctgTCTGCCAACACCACCTAGCAGGACGCTGCTCATTTGGCCAAAAGTGCAGAAACTTGCACGTAAGCGGTTCAGCCCGCACTAACGCGGCGTGGCGGGACGGCCCTGCCCAGGCAAAGTCGCCGGACCACGCGAAGCAGGCTTCCTCTCCCGACGAGTTTAGGAACCTCCCAAACAAGGAAGATATTCCCTTAGGCCACGTCGCAGTCAACGAGATGGGTTTCCGTCTCGACCCGTACCTGCCTCCCTCTAGCGTGCAGGCGGCCGAGGTTATCAAGTCGCGGGCAAGTAGGGTATGTAACATCTTCCACCTGACGGGCGATTGTCCCAAAGGGCAGGATGAATGCGAATACGATCACAGTCCCTTAAGCGAGCACCTCAAGAAGGGTGTGGAATACCTATCCCGGACATTCTTTTGTCACCATGGAGGTTCTTGCAGGGATCCCGAGTGTATACAGGGACATATTTGTCAGCTGGCGGACTGCCAAAAGAGGGGCGGGCGGAGGCCCTGCAAGATCCGGCAGTCTGCCCACCTGGAGAAGCTATTTCCCGTGCAATACGTACCCGGAATCGCGAGATCACGTGGTTCTCGAAAAGGCAGCATCAGCGACCTGTACAGTTACAACGACATGCAAACCCACCGCCGAGGCAGTTCGCAGAGCCCATCAATTGAGACTGCGGATGCGGGTGCGAGGTTGGGAGGAGCAGTTTTAATTTGA